One segment of Coffea arabica cultivar ET-39 chromosome 7c, Coffea Arabica ET-39 HiFi, whole genome shotgun sequence DNA contains the following:
- the LOC113699290 gene encoding beta-1,4-xylosyltransferase IRX14-like, with protein MKLTALQQQSRRSNSFRGSSPLDSSMDGAIKSPVTIFWLVLHGLCCLISLVLGFRFSRLVFFLLFSNTSNTMTSTNLYSTSSFGNPSEPLAFQSTLGAVTSTSTSLPAMNFTTTAASGTSSSRVVVGRHGILIRPWPHPNPAEVMMAHRLIERVQREQRMQYGVKNPRAVIAITPTYVRTFQTLHLTGVMHSLMNVPYDLVWIVVEAGAVTNETASLLAKSGLTTIHVEYGKKMPILWEDRHKLEAKMRLHALRLVREKKLDGIVIFADDSNMHSMELFDEIQNVNQFGAVSVGILAHSGGDGEDETAVAQKEEEKNSGLPVQGPACNSSNHLVGWQTFNSATFMERSARYVGDRAIVLPRKMEWAGFVLNSRLVWRDAEDKPEWVRDLDEVAADEEDVESPLSFVKDASVVEPLGSCGRKVMIWWLRVEARADSKFPAGWVINPPLDVTVPAKRTPWPDAPPELPLPAGEKAVVLQEIAEKQATKTHSPRKRRSKRKHAIRTIDERVSTRHAGEN; from the exons ATGAAGTTAACGGCGTTGCAGCAGCAGAGTCGCCGGAGCAATAGCTTCAGAGGATCCTCGCCTTTAGATTCGTCAATGGATGGGGCAATCAAATCTCCAGTTACGATTTTCTGGCTGGTTCTTCATGGTCTTTGCTGTTTAATTAGTCTTGTTTTGGGCTTCAGATTTTCTCGtttagttttcttccttctctttTCCAATACTTCCAATACCATGACTAGTACTAATTTGTACTCCACGTCCTCGTTCGGTAACCCGTCTGAACCCCTAGCTTTCCAGTCTACTTTAGGAGCTGTTACTTCTACTTCCACTTCGCTTCCGGCTATGAATTTCACGACGACGGCGGCTTCAGGGACGAGTAGTAGTCGGGTGGTGGTTGGGCGACACGGGATATTGATTAGGCCGTGGCCGCATCCGAATCCGGCGGAGGTGATGATGGCGCACCGGTTAATTGAGAGGGTGCAAAGGGAGCAGAGGATGCAATACGGGGTTAAGAACCCTAGGGCTGTGATTGCTATCACTCCAACTTACGTTCGGACTTTCCAGACGCTGCATCTTACTGGAGTGATGCATTCCTTGATGAACGTGCCCTATGATCTCGTCTGGATCGTTGTCGAGGCCGGTGCGGTCACCAATGAGACTGCTTCGCTGCTTGCTAAGTCTGGCCTTACAACTATCCATGTTGAATACGGCAAGAAAATGCCGATTCTTTGGGAGGATCGGCACAAATTGGAGGCGAAGATGCGCCTACATGCTTTGAG ATTGGTGAGAGAGAAGAAACTAGATGGAATAGTGATATTTGCTGATGATAGTAATATGCATAGTATGGAACTTTTTGATGAGATCCAAAATGTGAATCAGTTTGGGGCTGTTTCTGTTGGAATCCTTGCTCATTCGGGTGGTGATGGTGAGGATGAAACGGCAGTGGCACAGaaggaagaggaaaaaaattCAGGATTGCCAGTTCAGGGTCCAGCTTGCAATTCGTCGAATCATTTGGTGGGTTGGCAGACTTTCAATTCGGCTACGTTTATGGAGAGGAGTGCGAGGTATGTTGGTGATAGGGCAATTGTGCTGCCCAGGAAGATGGAGTGGGCTGGGTTTGTATTGAATTCTAGATTAGTCTGGAGGGATGCAGAAGATAAGCCAGAATGGGTGAGGGATCTGGACGAGGTAGCTGCagatgaagaagatgttgaGAGTCCGCTGTCCTTTGTTAAGGATGCTTCTGTGGTGGAGCCTCTTGGGAGTTGTGGGCGTAAAGTCATGATCTGGTGGCTTCGAGTTGAAGCACGGGCAGACAGCAAATTCCCTGCCGG ATGGGTGATTAACCCTCCCTTGGACGTTACGGTCCCAGCAAAACGCACACCGTGGCCAGATGCTCCTCCTGAACTCCCACTCCCAGCGGGTGAAAAGGCGGTTGTTCTCCAAGAGATTGCAGAGAAGCAAGCAACAAAAACCCACTCACCCCGAAAACGAAGAAGCAAACGGAAGCACGCAATTAGAACCATAGACGAGCGTGTTTCTACAAGGCATGCTGGAGAGAACTAG
- the LOC113697967 gene encoding cysteine proteinase RD21A-like, whose translation MDAPEAAGPSRVDHSCSGTRTYNLCCNGALGTMPSISLSPMKNARVVRIDGYEDVPPYSEKALQKAMAHQPVSVAIEASGRAFQLYVSVSSYTLPFVAGIFTGACIKPLVGYGSENGKDHCVVRNSCGEKDGYFRLVRNVIDWELHEQVWNYNAVSIPD comes from the exons ATGGATGCACCG GAAGCTGCTGGGCCTTCTCGAGTCGACCATAGCTGCAGTGGAACAAGAACCTATAACCTCTGCTGCAATGGAGCATTAGGGACCATGCCTTCGATTTCTTTATCGCCAATG AAGAATGCCAGAGTTGTACGCATAGATGGGTATGAAGATGTACCACCTTACAGTGAGAAAGCGCTGCAAAAGGCAATGGCACACCAACCTGTTAGTGTTGCAATTGAAGCTTCTGGCAGAGCATTCCAACTTTACGTGTCAGTTAGCAGCTACACCCTTCCTTTTGTTGCG GGCATATTTACTGGCGCATGCATTAAACCATTGGTCGGGTACGGGTCAGAAAATGGTAAGGATCATTGCGTGGTGAGGAACTCATGTGGGGAGAAAGACGGATACTTTAGGCTGGTGCGCAATGTGATTGATTGGGAGCTACACGAGCAAGTGTGGAATTACAATGCAGTTTCCATACCCGACTAA
- the LOC113698069 gene encoding UPF0481 protein At3g47200, which yields MVAVFNKELLSWYLITLKLNETVEAGLQKVQNPTTATRSIELSQEVQAQRPLQVQKERHQPLDSLQVAVKDGTSNVEEGPKSPEPEWVISIREKLDHANQDDDAVTWSKLCIYRVPQYLREGDDKAYLPQIVSLGPYHHNKKRLRNMDPHKWRAVYHILKRTNQDIKLYLDAIKELEERARACYEGPICLRSNEFVEMMVLDCCFILELFRGAAEGFNQLGYSRNDPIFAMRGSMHSIQRDMIMLENQIPLFVLDRLFGLQMGQPDLKGIVAKLALRFFDPLTPTDEPLTNSDRTKLESSLGHTSAFDPLAELGGLHSLDVFRRSLLRIGPQPTPRIWVKRWSHSNRVADKRRQQLLHCVTELREAGINFKKRKTDRFWDVKFKNGVLKIPRLLIHDGTKSLFLNLIAFEQCHLDSTNYITSYVVFMDNLINSPEDVSVLHYYGIIEHWLGSDAEVADLFNRLCQEVVFDINDSYLSPLSQQVNRYCEHRWNTWRATLSHKYFNNPWAIISFVAAVVLLLLTLAQTFYGIYGYYEPHS from the coding sequence ATGGTGGCTGTGTTCAACAAAGAGCTCTTGAGTTGGTACCTCATCACCCTCAAACTCAACGAAACTGTTGAAGCTGGACTTCAAAAGGTTCAAAACCCTACAACTGCAACTCGGTCAATTGAACTCTCACAAGAAGTACAAGCCCAGCGGCCGCTGCAGGTGCAGAAAGAACGGCATCAACCCTTGGATTCATTGCAGGTTGCGGTCAAAGATGGAACTAGTAATGTTGAAGAGGGTCCCAAATCACCAGAACCAGAGTGGGTGATCAGCATCAGAGAAAAACTTGATCATGCTAACCAAGATGATGACGCAGTTACATGGTCAAAGCTCTGCATCTACAGAGTGCCTCAATACCTGCGAGAAGGCGATGATAAAGCTTATCTGCCCCAGATTGTCTCCTTGGGACCTTATCATCATAACAAAAAGAGACTTCGCAATATGGATCCTCACAAATGGCGTGCTGTTTACCATATTCTGAAACGGACTAATCAAGATATAAAGCTGTATCTTGATGCTATCAAAGAACTTGAAGAAAGAGCTCGTGCTTGTTATGAAGGACCAATTTGCCTCAGAAGCAATGAGTTCGTGGAGATGATGGTTCTTGATTGTTGTTTTATTCTGGAGCTCTTTCGTGGCGCTGCTGAAGGATTCAATCAGCTTGGTTACTCTAGAAATGATCCGATATTTGCAATGCGAGGCTCAATGCATTCCATTCAACGGGATATGATAATGCTGGAGAACCAAATTCCTCTATTCGTACTTGATCGGCTATTTGGTCTTCAGATGGGTCAGCCGGACCTGAAAGGAATAGTGGCTAAGCTAGCTTTGAGATTCTTCGATCCATTGACCCCGACGGACGAACCATTGACAAATAGTGACAGGACCAAATTGGAATCATCGTTGGGACACACTTCCGCTTTTGATCCACTGGCGGAACTAGGAGGTCTTCACTCCCTTGATGTCTTCCGAAGGAGTCTTCTTCGAATAGGGCCTCAACCAACACCCAGGATTTGGGTAAAAAGGTGGTCGCATTCCAACCGTGTAGCAGACAAGCGAAGACAGCAGCTACTCCATTGTGTCACGGAGCTAAGAGAGGCTGGGATTAatttcaagaaaaggaagacTGACAGATTCTGGGATGTGAAATTCAAGAATGGAGTTCTCAAGATTCCTCGGCTCCTAATCCACGATGGCACAAAATCCCTCTTTCTCAACCTTATCGCTTTTGAGCAATGTCATCTTGACAGCACCAATTACATAACCTCATATGTGGTCTTCATGGATAACTTGATCAATTCCCCAGAAGATGTAAGCGTCCTACATTATTATGGGATAATCGAGCACTGGCTTGGCAGTGATGCTGAAGTTGCTGATCTTTTCAATCGTCTTTGCCAAGAGGTGGTTTTTGACATAAACGACAGTTATCTTTCTCCATTGTCTCAGCAAGTAAACCGCTATTGTGAGCACAGGTGGAACACCTGGCGAGCAACTCTAAGTCATAAGTATTTCAATAATCCGTGGGCAATTATCTCCTTCGTTGCTGCTGTGGTCTTGTTGCTGCTAACTCTTGCGCAGACGTTCTATGGGATTTATGGCTACTATGAACCGCATTCTTAA